A single region of the Methanobacterium formicicum genome encodes:
- a CDS encoding DUF2115 domain-containing protein has protein sequence MAGKLDELDFNQEISKNKLLKTLKKEARAIHIVDIMKASNFLREDASFMPPKERDDYIARFTKAFFTRIKDIKDDQSDYTGVVNPVKLSEFLKVQDEMSQKSRNNDEKCFHRIARVVSTYTAFVKEESIHPVGTRFPGGFTLKLADGVYLCPVKDKQIDTPSALCRFCVSVQDKSV, from the coding sequence ATGGCAGGAAAATTAGATGAACTGGATTTTAACCAGGAAATAAGTAAAAATAAACTCTTAAAAACTCTTAAAAAGGAAGCAAGAGCCATCCATATAGTGGATATTATGAAAGCATCCAACTTCCTACGGGAAGATGCCAGTTTCATGCCCCCCAAGGAAAGGGATGATTATATTGCCCGTTTCACCAAGGCTTTTTTCACCCGTATTAAAGATATAAAAGATGATCAATCAGACTATACTGGAGTAGTTAACCCGGTAAAACTCTCTGAATTTCTGAAAGTTCAGGATGAAATGTCCCAGAAGTCGCGTAATAATGATGAAAAGTGTTTTCACCGCATAGCTCGTGTAGTTTCCACTTACACTGCCTTTGTAAAGGAAGAATCTATTCATCCTGTTGGAACCCGTTTCCCTGGTGGTTTCACCCTTAAACTGGCGGATGGTGTTTATCTGTGTCCAGTTAAGGATAAACAGATTGATACTCCCAGTGCGCTGTGCCGATTCTGTGTATCAGTCCAGGATAAGAGTGTGTGA
- a CDS encoding DUF2115 domain-containing protein: MTLQELDFSREISKNDLLEALKNEANQVHINDFMKTCSFLKKSMEHVHPHYQEEYIKMYTEGYLKGYRDVKNDKRSYRGYLNSEELAEAVKLLESQEELMKKEFGDDRSFKPYLVLSLYTTFILEEPVHPVGTPFPGGLKVRKDEGIYYCPVKDNNEDNPLAVCGFCLAQQEPDM; this comes from the coding sequence ATGACACTGCAAGAACTTGATTTTTCCCGGGAAATCTCTAAAAACGATCTTTTAGAGGCCTTAAAAAATGAAGCCAACCAGGTACACATCAATGACTTTATGAAAACCTGCAGCTTCCTTAAAAAGAGTATGGAACATGTTCATCCCCATTACCAGGAGGAGTACATTAAAATGTACACCGAAGGATATTTAAAAGGTTACCGGGATGTTAAAAATGACAAAAGATCATACAGAGGATATTTAAACAGTGAGGAATTGGCTGAAGCCGTGAAACTCCTGGAAAGTCAGGAAGAATTAATGAAGAAAGAATTTGGTGATGACCGATCCTTTAAACCCTATCTGGTCCTGTCCCTGTACACCACCTTCATACTGGAAGAACCAGTTCATCCCGTGGGAACACCCTTCCCCGGGGGTTTGAAGGTTCGGAAGGATGAGGGCATTTATTACTGCCCAGTTAAGGATAACAATGAAGATAATCCCCTGGCGGTTTGTGGTTTCTGCCTGGCCCAGCAGGAACCCGATATGTAG
- a CDS encoding ribbon-helix-helix domain-containing protein, with protein MTKKKSVYIRLEPEYIDKIDAIAKKEDRSRSYIIRRLIMQGLGKK; from the coding sequence ATGACAAAAAAGAAAAGTGTTTACATCCGCCTGGAGCCAGAGTACATTGATAAAATCGATGCAATAGCCAAAAAAGAGGACCGGTCACGATCGTATATTATACGCCGATTAATTATGCAGGGCCTGGGTAAAAAGTAA
- a CDS encoding B12-binding domain-containing radical SAM protein, which yields MDVILINPYDENAVKNGLGFITPPLNLMYLASSLEHASFSVKIIDDDLLQMGYHKVSQIAAKLNPQIIALTATTSTIKTAMKYIKLIKKVLPNVLSVIGGPHPTFMPNEVLKDPLVDVVVLGEGEETMVHLARNYIDKGSQDISNIPGIAYNDPEQGNIKVTQPRPLIKDLDSLPLPARHLVPFDSYGVSKDQSGGMITSRGCVFSCGYCSSSLIMGKKFRSRSPQNVVDEIEELYYHYKIRDIAFMDDTFLLNKKRAYDIAQEIEDRGLDVSFVASSRVDMVDYNLLQKLKGSGMSTLYYGVESGSQRILNLMRKGITLKQAEDAVKSAKKAGLSVLTSFILGYPGETEEDINRTIDFSIKLKPDYSQYSILTPFPGTPIYRELHENGLISSENWDKYTVLEPVLDYEKMGLTKGMVKRKLIEAYLKFYARPNYLLKHRHMIKEIFQIILRSFILPKLKGGTGKGWYQDINESSSHDS from the coding sequence ATGGATGTTATCCTCATAAACCCTTATGATGAAAATGCGGTTAAAAATGGTCTGGGGTTCATTACCCCTCCTCTAAATTTGATGTACCTGGCATCATCACTGGAACATGCTTCCTTTTCAGTGAAAATAATTGACGATGACCTGCTGCAGATGGGATACCATAAAGTTTCCCAGATAGCAGCCAAACTTAACCCCCAAATAATAGCCCTCACTGCCACCACCTCCACCATAAAAACGGCCATGAAATATATAAAATTAATTAAAAAGGTTTTACCCAATGTATTATCAGTAATAGGTGGTCCTCACCCTACTTTTATGCCAAATGAAGTTTTAAAAGATCCACTTGTCGATGTGGTGGTACTGGGGGAAGGTGAGGAAACTATGGTTCATCTGGCCCGTAATTACATTGATAAAGGAAGCCAGGATATCTCCAATATTCCGGGAATTGCCTACAATGATCCAGAGCAGGGAAATATCAAAGTTACACAACCACGACCACTTATAAAAGACCTGGATTCTTTACCCTTACCAGCCCGACATCTAGTTCCCTTTGATTCCTACGGGGTCTCCAAAGACCAGTCTGGGGGAATGATCACCAGTAGAGGTTGTGTTTTTTCGTGCGGGTACTGTTCTTCTTCCCTGATTATGGGTAAAAAATTCAGATCACGCAGTCCCCAAAATGTGGTTGATGAGATTGAGGAACTCTATTACCACTATAAAATCAGGGACATAGCCTTCATGGATGACACTTTCCTCTTAAATAAAAAAAGAGCCTATGATATAGCCCAGGAAATTGAAGACAGGGGCTTGGATGTGAGTTTTGTTGCATCTTCCAGGGTGGACATGGTAGATTACAATCTGCTCCAGAAACTGAAAGGTAGTGGAATGAGTACTTTGTACTACGGGGTTGAATCGGGATCCCAGAGAATATTAAACCTGATGAGGAAGGGAATCACACTTAAACAGGCAGAAGATGCAGTAAAAAGTGCTAAAAAAGCGGGTCTGAGTGTTTTAACTTCTTTTATCCTGGGCTATCCTGGTGAGACCGAAGAAGATATAAACCGGACCATTGATTTTTCCATAAAATTAAAACCAGACTACAGCCAGTATTCTATCTTAACTCCCTTCCCCGGAACTCCCATTTATCGTGAACTCCATGAAAATGGTTTGATTAGTTCCGAAAACTGGGATAAGTACACGGTTCTGGAACCGGTTTTGGATTATGAAAAAATGGGATTAACCAAGGGCATGGTGAAAAGAAAGCTGATAGAGGCCTACCTTAAATTCTATGCCCGACCCAACTATCTCTTGAAGCATCGCCACATGATAAAGGAAATATTCCAGATCATCCTACGCAGCTTCATACTCCCTAAACTGAAGGGAGGCACGGGCAAAGGATGGTACCAGGATATTAACGAATCATCCTCCCATGATAGTTAG
- a CDS encoding 4Fe-4S binding protein — MRKINFSDISVRVIHTTFNTRFILARACRKIPPLAWLVDRMLFEGDDIQVLPRDAALKTNLAGNIREVEVNSRVPVSSGNTVLPSQVLKEMIRKSQYHFLMDSCICRTSNQCQDYPRDLGCLFLGKGSQNISPQLGRPVSASEAIQHVEKCQKVGLVPIIGRNKIDSVWLNTGPKEELLSICHCCECCCLWKMTPDLPEEMGRSFSPMEGVEITFSLDLCNGCGLCAQDVCFLDAISIRDGKAMRDNDVCRICGRCVEICPRGAIKIKMSDDAIKSSLSRVQPLVDVELE; from the coding sequence ATGAGGAAAATTAATTTTTCAGACATCAGTGTACGAGTGATCCACACTACATTTAACACCAGGTTCATCCTGGCCAGGGCCTGCCGGAAAATACCTCCACTGGCCTGGTTGGTGGACCGGATGTTATTTGAAGGGGATGATATACAGGTACTTCCCCGGGATGCTGCCCTGAAAACAAACCTTGCAGGAAACATCCGGGAGGTGGAAGTAAATAGCAGGGTACCGGTTTCCAGTGGAAATACAGTACTCCCCAGTCAGGTATTGAAGGAGATGATCCGCAAGTCACAGTACCATTTCCTAATGGACTCCTGCATATGCCGCACCTCCAACCAGTGTCAGGATTACCCCCGTGATCTGGGTTGCTTATTTTTAGGAAAAGGCTCCCAAAATATATCTCCCCAATTGGGAAGGCCAGTTTCCGCCAGTGAGGCAATACAGCACGTTGAAAAATGCCAGAAAGTAGGATTAGTACCCATTATAGGTAGGAATAAGATAGACAGTGTCTGGTTAAACACGGGTCCTAAAGAAGAACTGCTCTCCATCTGCCACTGCTGTGAGTGTTGCTGCCTGTGGAAAATGACTCCGGACCTCCCTGAGGAAATGGGCCGCAGTTTCTCCCCCATGGAAGGGGTGGAAATAACCTTCAGTCTGGATCTCTGTAATGGCTGCGGATTATGTGCGCAGGACGTCTGTTTTCTCGATGCAATTTCAATTAGGGATGGAAAAGCTATGAGAGATAATGATGTTTGCCGAATCTGTGGTCGCTGTGTGGAAATATGTCCCCGGGGAGCCATTAAGATTAAAATGAGTGATGATGCAATAAAGAGTTCCCTGTCCCGAGTACAACCTCTGGTTGATGTTGAACTGGAATGA
- a CDS encoding response regulator, which translates to MKPASVLIVEDEMVTALDLQAKLVNIGFTVPSIVNSGEEAVDMAAELRPDVVLMDIVLQGEVDGIQAAKKISSLDIPVVFLTAYSDEKTLQRAKSTSPYGYIIKPYPDKDLELALETAIQKHQEYRDKVELIRYKGLGKGVPLTSQDDEISWEERPRILIVEDEIITAMDLTAQLSDKGYLVVDTVANGQEAIQKVELFRPDLVLMDIVLSGELDGISVAEHIHDLDIPVVFLSAYTDDATVERAIKTSPYGYLPKPYQMDELYSTLETALQQHRSETDRIKKIDQKITTKEGEMVIEKTAVFFISAIIISLIVYSLATRSMTWLMYLLFIPAIYNLFIVGISLKKPSPPGGKDQPFVSILIPAHNEEFTIERCVRSLAELDYYADGKRNYEIIVINDGSTDKTGEVLARLKGEFEYLRIVTRKPPRAGRGKGYVLNDGVRICQGEVIAVFDADARIDPDFLGKIIPYLDEEDVAGVQARVRMYNADRNLLTLMQEVEFSIFGNVILRARDVMGKSGFLGGNGQLTRKKFVEDIEGWDGFAVTEDLNMSVKLIMDGNKIRYCPEAVVWQEAVPEWKAFFRQRVRWATGNLETLFVYLAPLIDAKIPLYKKVDSIQYLVFLLFTVFVMLGYIVAILNLTYVARFSMEAPVIIGLISTVAFFPGVLLGIRRDKVGVLRSLVRAVEYWAYCLYLIPLFFAAFIHMLTRKERSWAKTKHTGD; encoded by the coding sequence ATGAAACCAGCATCCGTACTCATTGTAGAAGATGAAATGGTAACTGCCCTGGATCTACAGGCTAAACTGGTTAATATTGGTTTTACAGTTCCATCCATTGTCAACAGTGGAGAAGAAGCAGTGGACATGGCAGCCGAACTGAGGCCCGATGTGGTACTCATGGATATCGTGCTGCAGGGGGAAGTAGATGGGATCCAGGCTGCGAAAAAGATAAGCTCCCTGGACATCCCCGTGGTCTTTTTAACTGCTTATTCTGATGAAAAAACCTTGCAAAGAGCTAAATCCACCAGTCCCTATGGCTACATTATAAAACCTTACCCTGATAAGGATCTGGAGCTAGCCCTGGAAACTGCCATCCAAAAACACCAGGAATACCGTGATAAGGTTGAATTAATCCGTTATAAAGGCCTGGGCAAGGGTGTGCCCTTAACCAGCCAGGATGATGAAATTAGTTGGGAGGAACGTCCCCGAATACTGATTGTGGAAGATGAGATCATCACTGCCATGGATCTTACAGCACAACTATCGGATAAGGGTTACCTGGTGGTGGATACTGTGGCTAATGGCCAGGAAGCTATCCAGAAGGTAGAATTATTCCGCCCGGATCTCGTTCTCATGGATATTGTGTTGAGCGGGGAACTGGATGGTATCTCGGTGGCCGAACATATCCATGACCTGGATATACCGGTGGTTTTCCTCAGTGCCTACACCGATGATGCCACTGTAGAACGAGCTATTAAAACATCACCTTATGGTTATCTACCCAAACCTTACCAGATGGATGAACTTTACAGTACTCTGGAAACTGCACTGCAACAACATCGATCCGAAACTGATAGGATTAAAAAGATCGACCAAAAAATTACCACCAAAGAAGGAGAGATGGTAATTGAAAAGACTGCAGTATTCTTCATTAGTGCTATTATCATTTCTCTGATTGTTTACAGCCTGGCCACGCGCAGTATGACCTGGCTCATGTACCTGTTATTTATTCCTGCCATCTACAACCTGTTCATTGTAGGGATAAGTTTAAAGAAACCTTCACCTCCAGGAGGGAAGGATCAACCCTTTGTTAGCATTCTCATCCCGGCCCATAATGAGGAGTTTACCATTGAACGATGTGTTCGTTCCCTGGCTGAGCTGGATTACTATGCAGATGGTAAGCGTAACTACGAGATCATTGTGATCAACGATGGTTCCACAGATAAAACTGGAGAAGTACTGGCCAGATTAAAGGGTGAATTTGAATATTTACGTATTGTAACCCGTAAACCCCCACGTGCCGGTCGAGGGAAAGGTTATGTCTTGAATGATGGTGTTCGTATATGTCAGGGGGAGGTTATCGCGGTTTTTGATGCGGATGCCCGCATAGACCCTGATTTTCTGGGTAAGATCATTCCCTACTTGGATGAGGAGGATGTGGCGGGGGTGCAGGCCAGGGTGCGCATGTACAATGCTGACCGGAACTTGTTGACCCTGATGCAGGAGGTTGAGTTCTCTATTTTCGGTAATGTTATACTCCGGGCCCGGGATGTCATGGGGAAATCCGGTTTCCTGGGAGGTAATGGTCAGTTAACCCGGAAGAAGTTTGTGGAGGATATTGAAGGCTGGGATGGGTTTGCAGTTACTGAAGACCTGAACATGAGCGTTAAACTGATAATGGATGGTAATAAAATTCGCTACTGTCCCGAAGCAGTGGTCTGGCAGGAGGCTGTTCCGGAGTGGAAGGCTTTTTTCCGGCAAAGGGTTCGTTGGGCTACGGGTAATCTGGAAACCTTATTCGTGTATCTGGCTCCCCTAATAGATGCTAAGATACCCCTTTACAAGAAAGTTGATTCTATACAGTACCTGGTTTTCCTCCTGTTCACGGTTTTCGTGATGTTGGGTTATATTGTGGCTATTTTAAATCTTACCTATGTGGCACGGTTTTCAATGGAAGCTCCAGTGATCATTGGATTGATTTCAACTGTAGCCTTCTTCCCCGGTGTTCTCTTAGGAATCCGAAGGGATAAGGTGGGTGTTTTAAGGTCGTTGGTTAGGGCCGTGGAGTACTGGGCTTACTGTCTTTACCTTATACCACTGTTCTTTGCAGCCTTCATTCACATGTTAACCCGTAAAGAGAGAAGCTGGGCCAAAACAAAACATACTGGAGACTAA